The following proteins are co-located in the Nitrospirota bacterium genome:
- a CDS encoding NAD(P)-dependent oxidoreductase, whose amino-acid sequence MTIAFLGTGLLGRPMAEKLAAAGHAVVAYNRTVAKAEPLCQVGAVVVARPEEAVRAASCTILMLADARAIRQVLLETPARQELAGRTVIQMGTIGPQESRALQREVLAAGGDYLEAPVLGSIAEAKAGRLLVMAGGTQEQFARWADLFRSFGPEPRLIGPVGRAAALKLALNQFIAAEIAAFSLSLGLVLREEIPVETFMGVLRESALYAPVFDKKLPRLRARDYANPNFSTRHLLKDVDLFLAEAETLGLVTESLAGARALLSRTVERGLAEVDYSAVYDAINPR is encoded by the coding sequence ATGACGATCGCATTTCTGGGAACCGGCCTGCTGGGCCGGCCCATGGCGGAGAAGCTGGCGGCGGCCGGGCATGCGGTCGTCGCTTACAACCGGACCGTCGCCAAGGCTGAGCCGTTGTGTCAGGTCGGCGCCGTGGTCGTCGCTCGGCCGGAGGAGGCGGTCCGTGCCGCCTCCTGCACGATCCTGATGCTGGCCGACGCGCGGGCCATCCGCCAGGTGCTGCTCGAGACTCCCGCGCGCCAGGAGCTGGCCGGCCGCACCGTGATCCAGATGGGTACGATCGGCCCGCAGGAGAGCCGGGCGCTCCAACGGGAGGTCCTCGCGGCGGGCGGCGACTATCTGGAGGCGCCGGTCCTGGGCAGCATCGCTGAGGCCAAGGCCGGCAGGCTGCTCGTGATGGCGGGCGGAACCCAGGAGCAGTTCGCCCGGTGGGCGGACCTGTTCCGAAGCTTCGGGCCGGAGCCGCGTCTGATCGGCCCGGTGGGCCGGGCCGCCGCGCTCAAGCTGGCCCTGAACCAGTTCATCGCGGCGGAGATCGCGGCCTTCTCGCTCAGCCTGGGGCTGGTCTTGCGGGAGGAGATTCCGGTGGAGACCTTCATGGGGGTGCTGCGGGAGAGCGCCCTCTATGCCCCGGTCTTCGACAAGAAGCTTCCGCGCCTGCGCGCGCGCGACTATGCCAATCCCAACTTCTCGACCCGACACCTGCTGAAGGACGTGGATCTCTTTCTCGCGGAAGCGGAGACGCTCGGGCTGGTCACCGAGAGCCTGGCCGGTGCCCGTGCCCTGTTGAGCCGGACGGTCGAGCGGGGCCTGGCCGAGGTGGATTACTCGGCCGTGTATGACGCGATCAATCCGCGATAA
- a CDS encoding S1/P1 nuclease has translation MATTALLRTSIFHVLAGALLCLSPAQGWAWGDEGHRIVALVAESRLTDRARDATRALLDGDNLITVATWADAVKGERSETASWHYTDIPKAADSYDPTRDCPQGNCAVEQVERFRTVLDNQLRPRSERIEALKFLVHLVADLHQPLHSVDDRDRGGNEVLVTFMGQRTRPDRDRPWNLHAVWDYGLIEQVGMTETDYARHLTRWLRGQPVAEWERGTVLDWTLEAHRVAVAQAYAVPADRQLGADYLRAMRPALDTMLAKAGVRLAKMLNDLFRK, from the coding sequence ATGGCGACGACGGCTCTCTTGCGGACAAGCATCTTTCACGTCCTGGCCGGTGCGCTCCTCTGCCTGTCGCCCGCGCAGGGCTGGGCCTGGGGCGACGAGGGACACAGGATCGTGGCGCTGGTGGCCGAGAGCCGGCTGACGGATCGAGCGCGGGATGCGACGAGGGCGCTGCTCGACGGCGACAACCTCATCACCGTGGCCACCTGGGCGGACGCCGTCAAGGGCGAGCGGTCCGAGACGGCGTCCTGGCACTATACCGACATCCCGAAAGCCGCCGATTCGTACGACCCAACCCGCGATTGCCCCCAGGGGAATTGCGCGGTGGAGCAGGTCGAGCGGTTCCGGACGGTCCTGGACAACCAACTGAGACCCCGATCTGAGCGGATTGAAGCCCTCAAGTTCCTCGTGCATCTCGTGGCGGATCTGCACCAGCCCCTGCACAGTGTGGACGATCGCGACCGGGGCGGGAACGAGGTCTTGGTGACCTTCATGGGCCAGCGCACGAGACCGGATCGGGACCGCCCGTGGAACCTGCACGCCGTGTGGGACTACGGGCTCATCGAGCAGGTCGGGATGACCGAGACCGACTATGCCCGCCACCTCACGAGATGGCTGCGCGGCCAGCCGGTTGCCGAGTGGGAGCGCGGCACGGTGCTCGACTGGACGTTGGAGGCCCATCGGGTGGCCGTGGCCCAGGCCTATGCCGTTCCCGCGGATCGGCAGCTCGGGGCGGACTATCTGCGCGCGATGCGGCCGGCGCTGGATACGATGCTGGCCAAGGCGGGCGTGCGGCTCGCCAAGATGCTCAATGACCTCTTTCGAAAATAG
- a CDS encoding serine hydrolase domain-containing protein — MERITIGLNRLGRSTLAATLAILLLSGTGGCKSGGEARPPKPAATFSEQQLVSLRSTVQTAIQQAGIPGAIIGVWAPDRGTWVEAFGVADAGAKTPLAVTHKVRIGSLTKMFTATAVLQLVDEGRIGLDDSIEKYVRKHKLNILNAKDITIRQLLNHTSGLFSYTDDPALEAVSYANLLLVWSPEELINFAVSHRDYAPPGKEYHYSNTGYALLGLILEDESKEKKSAAEEIDQRIIKRLGLANTSFPRDQTLQEPYAKGYIADADLFTLSMTLRGSKTPGAMTDVTALHPSWPWTAGAMVSDLNDLKVYAKALGTGQLVSKKMQEEQFKTVAIPTGGAARYGLGVLTLAGFIGHRGEVPGYDTCILYSPELDATFVVLLTMDPNRAGADALTLKLIQTVYPDKVKG; from the coding sequence GTGGAAAGGATCACGATCGGCCTGAATCGTCTCGGACGTTCCACCCTGGCGGCGACCCTTGCGATCCTGCTCCTGTCGGGAACGGGCGGGTGCAAATCCGGCGGTGAGGCGCGGCCCCCCAAGCCGGCGGCCACCTTCAGCGAGCAGCAGCTCGTCTCGCTCAGAAGCACGGTCCAGACCGCCATCCAGCAGGCGGGCATCCCCGGCGCGATCATCGGCGTCTGGGCTCCGGACCGCGGGACCTGGGTCGAGGCCTTTGGGGTGGCCGATGCGGGCGCCAAGACCCCGCTCGCGGTCACCCACAAGGTCCGCATCGGCAGCCTCACGAAGATGTTCACCGCGACGGCGGTCCTCCAGCTCGTGGACGAGGGCCGGATCGGCCTCGACGACTCGATCGAAAAGTACGTCCGCAAGCACAAGCTGAACATCCTCAACGCCAAGGACATCACGATCCGGCAGTTGCTCAACCACACCAGCGGGCTGTTCAGCTATACCGACGACCCGGCCCTGGAGGCGGTCAGCTACGCGAACCTATTGCTCGTCTGGTCGCCCGAGGAGCTGATCAACTTCGCCGTCTCCCACCGGGACTATGCCCCGCCCGGCAAGGAATACCACTACTCGAATACGGGCTACGCGCTCCTGGGCCTGATCCTCGAGGACGAGAGCAAGGAGAAGAAGAGCGCGGCCGAGGAGATCGACCAGCGGATCATCAAGCGCCTGGGTCTGGCCAACACCTCGTTCCCCAGGGACCAGACCCTGCAGGAGCCCTACGCGAAGGGCTACATCGCGGACGCGGACCTCTTCACCCTCTCGATGACGCTCCGTGGGAGCAAGACGCCCGGCGCGATGACGGACGTGACCGCCCTGCACCCCTCCTGGCCCTGGACGGCCGGCGCGATGGTCTCGGACCTCAACGACCTCAAGGTCTACGCCAAGGCGCTCGGGACCGGGCAGCTCGTCAGCAAAAAGATGCAGGAGGAGCAGTTCAAGACCGTGGCCATCCCCACGGGAGGAGCCGCGCGCTACGGACTGGGGGTGCTGACCCTCGCCGGGTTCATCGGCCACCGGGGCGAGGTGCCGGGTTACGACACCTGCATCCTCTATTCACCCGAGCTCGATGCGACCTTCGTGGTCCTGCTGACCATGGACCCGAACCGGGCGGGAGCCGACGCGTTGACCCTCAAGTTGATCCAGACGGTCTATCCGGACAAGGTCAAGGGGTGA
- a CDS encoding class I SAM-dependent methyltransferase, whose protein sequence is MSSERFQSHLAEANSIEQALDGAAKRVETLDPRRFETKYGFGLEPLMEQVRAEFGTACGLRFEEPRAFLRSLAEEAAKSEVGRFLLCARGLNWRITDLLFDADYHATLRREEREGALCLFDKLAFFTFPLFLATQERARLHQRHTQPLLRDGAVLASLPCGRMRDLLALDFGRLTTGARLVGIDKDPEALKGAQAFADLLSAGRPPHVVVELREGDALAPGFSKPPVREEFDLLTSSGLNIYLTNEQCERFYRHVYGALKPGGVFVTGHVVPHTEYVWRRINLTHWRLQAVVLTVLVGALWESLVKPREVVKGQLEAAGFRDVQTVPDTQGIFPTFVSKKPR, encoded by the coding sequence ATGTCTTCCGAACGATTCCAGTCGCATCTCGCCGAGGCCAACTCCATCGAGCAGGCCCTGGACGGCGCGGCCAAGCGGGTCGAGACCCTGGACCCGCGCCGGTTCGAGACCAAGTACGGCTTCGGCCTGGAACCGTTGATGGAGCAGGTGCGGGCCGAGTTCGGCACCGCCTGCGGCCTCCGGTTCGAGGAGCCGAGGGCCTTCCTGCGCTCGCTCGCCGAGGAGGCGGCCAAGAGCGAGGTCGGCCGCTTCCTCCTCTGCGCGCGCGGGCTCAACTGGCGGATCACCGACCTCCTGTTCGACGCCGACTACCATGCGACGCTCAGGCGAGAGGAGCGAGAGGGCGCCCTCTGTCTCTTCGACAAGCTGGCCTTCTTCACGTTCCCGCTGTTCCTCGCCACGCAGGAGCGGGCCAGGCTCCACCAGCGGCACACCCAGCCCCTGCTCCGCGACGGAGCCGTGCTGGCCAGCCTGCCCTGCGGCCGCATGCGCGACCTGCTGGCCCTGGACTTCGGACGCCTGACGACGGGCGCGCGCCTGGTGGGGATCGACAAGGACCCGGAGGCGTTGAAAGGCGCGCAAGCCTTCGCCGACCTCCTCTCTGCCGGCCGGCCGCCGCACGTCGTAGTCGAGTTGCGCGAAGGCGACGCGCTCGCGCCGGGGTTCTCGAAGCCGCCCGTCCGCGAGGAGTTCGACCTGCTGACTTCCTCCGGCCTCAACATCTATCTGACCAACGAGCAGTGTGAGCGGTTCTATCGCCACGTGTACGGAGCCCTGAAGCCCGGCGGGGTCTTCGTCACGGGCCACGTCGTGCCGCACACCGAGTATGTCTGGAGGCGGATCAACCTGACGCACTGGCGGCTCCAGGCCGTGGTCCTCACGGTGCTGGTCGGAGCCCTGTGGGAGTCGCTCGTGAAGCCGAGGGAAGTCGTGAAGGGTCAGTTGGAGGCGGCAGGCTTCCGGGACGTGCAGACCGTGCCCGACACGCAGGGCATCTTCCCCACGTTCGTATCCAAGAAGCCTCGATAG